Proteins encoded within one genomic window of Chlorobaculum sp. MV4-Y:
- a CDS encoding secondary thiamine-phosphate synthase enzyme YjbQ, which produces MKSYHKELWMEVASRMDFVNITRDVSRALDESGIREGLCLVNAMHITASVFINDDEPGLHADYKQWLEELAPHDPSHYRHNRTGEDNGDAHHKRQIMGREVVVAVTKGELHLGPWEQIFYGEFDGRRRKRVLIKIIGE; this is translated from the coding sequence ATGAAATCGTACCACAAAGAGCTTTGGATGGAGGTGGCATCCCGAATGGATTTCGTCAACATCACCCGCGACGTTTCACGCGCGCTCGATGAGAGCGGCATCCGGGAGGGGCTGTGCCTGGTCAACGCGATGCACATCACCGCATCGGTCTTCATCAACGACGACGAACCGGGCCTGCACGCCGACTACAAGCAGTGGCTCGAAGAGCTTGCGCCACACGACCCGTCGCATTACCGGCACAACCGCACCGGCGAAGACAACGGCGACGCGCACCATAAACGCCAGATCATGGGTCGCGAAGTGGTGGTGGCCGTCACCAAAGGTGAGCTTCACCTCGGCCCCTGGGAACAAATCTTCTACGGAGAGTTCGATGGACGACGCCGCAAACGAGTGCTCATCAAAATCATCGGAGAGTAG
- a CDS encoding pantothenate kinase, translating to MQSSRGEQAAVPVRLVVDIGNTTTTLAIFTDAPEPSVASVPSALFADSSAMREVFGNMARKHGEPQAVAICSVVPSAAAAGSALIESLFSVPVLTICSRLRLPFQLEYAAPHTFGADRLALCAWSRHLFEGKPVIAVDIGTAITFDVLESSGVYRGGLIMPGIDMMAGALHSRTAQLPQVRIDRPESLLGRSTDECIKSGIFWGAVRQISGLIEAIAGELMGNSGDSPVEVIVTGGNSRIIAPKIGPVSVIDELAVLRGSDLLLRMNS from the coding sequence ATGCAGAGTTCCCGGGGCGAACAGGCTGCCGTGCCTGTGCGGCTGGTCGTTGACATCGGCAATACGACTACAACGCTGGCGATTTTTACCGATGCGCCTGAACCGTCGGTTGCGTCGGTACCGAGTGCGCTGTTTGCCGATTCCAGCGCAATGCGCGAAGTATTTGGCAATATGGCCCGGAAGCACGGCGAGCCACAGGCCGTCGCCATTTGCAGCGTGGTGCCTTCCGCAGCCGCAGCCGGTTCGGCGCTCATCGAATCGCTCTTCTCCGTGCCGGTACTGACCATCTGCAGTAGGCTCCGGCTCCCGTTCCAGCTTGAATACGCAGCCCCGCACACCTTCGGTGCGGATCGCCTTGCCCTGTGCGCATGGAGCCGACATCTCTTTGAAGGAAAACCGGTTATCGCTGTCGATATTGGCACGGCCATCACCTTCGACGTGCTTGAATCGTCGGGAGTGTACCGTGGCGGTCTCATTATGCCGGGTATCGACATGATGGCTGGCGCGCTCCATTCGAGAACTGCGCAGCTTCCTCAGGTACGGATTGACAGGCCGGAGAGCCTTCTCGGGCGCTCGACGGACGAATGCATCAAAAGCGGAATTTTCTGGGGAGCGGTCAGACAGATCAGCGGCCTCATCGAAGCCATTGCCGGGGAGCTGATGGGTAACTCCGGCGATTCACCGGTCGAAGTGATCGTCACCGGCGGCAATAGCAGAATTATCGCCCCGAAGATCGGCCCGGTCAGTGTTATCGACGAACTCGCCGTCCTGCGCGGCAGCGATCTCTTGCTGCGGATGAATTCGTGA
- the aroB gene encoding 3-dehydroquinate synthase, whose product MQTPSSHIIVRTPVIDSVGELYATRELGKKTVLLFDENTRRLFGDAIIESMQRQGFRTIELVVPARETSKSVSTAWKLYGQMIEADVDRSWNLLCAGGGVVGDLGGYIAASYYRGIPVVQLPTTLLAMTDSSIGGKVAINHPLGKNLIGFFHMPELVLIDPAYLRTLPSREIYGGMSEVVKYGFIADREFFDLLATRWNEVVQLEEPWLSKAVSRSAFIKADVVEKDFRETSGLRATLNFGHTFAHGLEKMAEYRNLRHGEAVTIGMVCALFLSHRLGFLAEADLREGLALLARFRFPRGLVQKRFLSLDRKKLVESMLSDKKKIDKQLRFVLLDQIGHAFLHDKEIAKAEVIQSIEDAMGWFSSAGF is encoded by the coding sequence ATGCAGACTCCGTCCAGCCATATCATCGTCAGAACGCCAGTCATCGACTCCGTCGGCGAACTCTACGCCACGAGGGAACTCGGCAAAAAAACCGTGCTGCTTTTCGACGAGAACACCCGCAGGCTTTTCGGCGACGCGATCATCGAATCGATGCAGCGCCAGGGCTTCCGCACCATTGAACTCGTCGTGCCCGCGCGCGAGACCTCGAAAAGCGTCTCGACGGCGTGGAAGCTGTACGGACAGATGATTGAGGCAGACGTTGACCGGAGCTGGAACCTGCTCTGCGCAGGCGGTGGCGTGGTGGGCGACCTCGGCGGCTACATCGCGGCGAGCTACTACCGCGGCATTCCGGTGGTGCAGTTGCCGACGACCTTGCTCGCCATGACCGACAGCTCCATCGGCGGCAAGGTAGCCATCAACCACCCGCTCGGCAAAAATCTCATCGGCTTCTTCCACATGCCGGAGCTGGTGCTGATCGACCCCGCCTACTTGCGGACACTCCCCTCGCGCGAAATTTACGGCGGCATGTCGGAGGTGGTGAAATACGGCTTCATCGCCGACCGCGAGTTCTTCGACCTGCTTGCCACTCGTTGGAACGAAGTGGTGCAACTCGAAGAGCCGTGGCTCTCCAAAGCGGTCAGCCGCAGTGCCTTCATCAAGGCCGACGTGGTGGAAAAAGATTTCCGCGAAACCAGCGGCCTGCGGGCGACGCTGAACTTCGGCCACACCTTCGCGCACGGTCTCGAAAAAATGGCCGAGTACCGCAACCTCCGCCACGGCGAGGCGGTCACCATCGGCATGGTCTGCGCACTCTTCCTCTCACACCGGCTCGGCTTCCTCGCCGAAGCTGATCTGCGCGAAGGCCTCGCGCTGCTCGCCCGCTTCCGCTTCCCGCGCGGCCTCGTCCAGAAGCGCTTCCTCTCACTCGACCGCAAAAAGCTGGTGGAAAGTATGCTCTCCGACAAAAAGAAGATCGACAAGCAGCTCCGCTTCGTCCTCCTCGACCAGATCGGCCACGCCTTTTTGCACGATAAGGAGATCGCAAAAGCCGAAGTGATTCAGTCGATTGAGGACGCGATGGGGTGGTTCTCTTCAGCAGGGTTTTAA
- a CDS encoding shikimate kinase, which produces MKHHSLIFLTGFSGSGKSTIGPLLANSLGFEFIDLDREIELAAGKSINRIFAEDGEDAFRSLELSTLEKIGRQEKMVVSLGGGVLENDRCFELISTHGTLIYLKSSPEILTLRLQHKTDRPLLKGPDGQKLTREEIQQRIAELLKKREPRYLKADLVFFTDSKKIGTSVEELTRKIERHIRRASKNNTNEK; this is translated from the coding sequence ATGAAACACCACTCACTCATCTTTCTGACCGGCTTCAGCGGTTCAGGCAAATCGACCATCGGCCCGCTCCTGGCCAACTCGCTCGGCTTCGAGTTCATCGACCTCGACCGTGAAATCGAGCTTGCCGCCGGAAAGAGCATCAACCGAATCTTCGCCGAGGATGGTGAAGATGCCTTCCGTTCGCTCGAACTCAGCACGCTCGAAAAGATCGGCCGGCAGGAAAAAATGGTGGTCTCGCTGGGGGGCGGCGTGCTTGAAAACGATCGCTGCTTCGAGCTGATCTCTACGCACGGCACACTGATCTACCTCAAGTCCAGTCCTGAAATTCTCACGCTCCGGCTCCAGCACAAAACCGACCGCCCCCTGCTCAAAGGCCCGGACGGGCAGAAGCTGACGCGAGAAGAGATTCAGCAGCGCATCGCGGAGCTTCTGAAAAAACGGGAACCCCGCTACCTGAAGGCCGATCTGGTGTTCTTCACCGACTCGAAAAAGATTGGTACAAGCGTCGAGGAGCTGACACGCAAAATCGAGCGCCACATTCGCCGCGCGTCGAAAAACAACACTAACGAAAAGTAA
- a CDS encoding glutamine amidotransferase codes for MKSLYIIKAGSTFATEMERLGDFEEWVRRGLGDVACPVAVVNAEGGEALPAPELCAGAVVTGSHAMVTDNLPWSVAIERWIQELIAARVPFLGICYGHQLLGRAVGGEVGYHPRGREVGTVSIELTPEGQRDPLFEGIPARFVAHATHAQSVLRLPEGTVHLAFNGFESYHAFRVGESAWGVQFHPEYTREIMQTYVRDEIADLEAACEDAGALREVVSEAPLAGRVLTNFASVVCRTL; via the coding sequence ATGAAAAGTCTGTATATCATCAAGGCCGGGAGCACCTTTGCCACCGAGATGGAGCGGCTCGGCGATTTTGAGGAGTGGGTGCGGCGCGGGCTGGGCGACGTGGCGTGCCCGGTTGCGGTGGTGAACGCCGAGGGCGGCGAGGCGTTGCCAGCGCCGGAGCTGTGCGCCGGGGCGGTTGTCACCGGCTCGCACGCCATGGTGACTGACAATCTGCCGTGGAGTGTCGCCATTGAGCGGTGGATACAAGAGCTGATCGCCGCCCGAGTGCCTTTCCTCGGCATCTGCTACGGCCACCAGCTTCTCGGACGGGCGGTTGGCGGCGAGGTGGGCTACCATCCGCGAGGCCGGGAGGTCGGCACGGTCTCCATCGAACTGACGCCTGAAGGCCAGCGCGATCCGCTTTTCGAGGGCATCCCGGCGCGGTTCGTAGCGCACGCGACTCATGCGCAGAGCGTGTTGCGGCTGCCGGAGGGCACTGTCCATCTCGCTTTCAACGGCTTCGAATCGTATCACGCCTTCCGGGTAGGTGAATCGGCTTGGGGCGTGCAGTTCCACCCGGAGTACACGCGGGAGATCATGCAGACTTACGTGCGCGATGAGATCGCTGACCTCGAAGCGGCTTGCGAAGATGCCGGAGCGTTACGCGAGGTGGTGTCGGAGGCGCCGCTGGCCGGGCGGGTGCTTACAAATTTTGCCAGCGTTGTTTGCCGGACTCTCTGA
- a CDS encoding ATP-dependent RecD-like DNA helicase, with translation MQTPADSHEERLSGSIERVTFYSEESGFTVLRLRVAGQREPVAVVGRAASPAVGQIMECVGSWQNDRTHGLQFKASKITPVQPTTLEGKERYLASGQVKGIGNFYAKKLIERFGDAVFEIIENDPERLLEIPGIGRKRLDMVTESWAEQKAIRDIMLFLQTHGVGVARAWKIYRRYRERAIATITENPYRLSLDIEGIGFQTADAIATSLGVAKNSLMRAEAGISHVLGELSQSGHCAVPEETLINEASRLLHIDRPLVAEAVTNEKLTRRIVGETIDDVPCLFLESLHRAETGVASGLHRLLRGPLPWDALDPHDALPWIEETTGLELSPSQRSAVTLVLASKVSIITGGPGVGKTTILRAILSVLQREKVSVAVCAPTGRAAKRLTESTGIEAKTIHRLLEFDPQAFDFKRGRGNPLDASLVVVDETSMVDVVLMQKLVAAIPDRAAVVFVGDVDQLPSVGPGAVLADMISSEAIPTVRLTEIFRQAAESMIVVNAHRINQGEMPLTAEGDELSDFYIVKAGSPEEIHDKVMQLVTERIPKRFGLDAVRDVQVLTPMNKGGVGVHALNAELQAKLNPTAEPKVTRCGTTFAPGDKVLQTVNNYDKELFNGDIGLVEQIDAKAETLTARFDHHRVEYDFSDLDKLSLAYATSIHKSQGSEYPAVVIPLAMQHFTLLERNLIYTAVTRGRKLVVIVAEPKALALAIKNCKSKRRLTGLVQRLRESGKQRWQNL, from the coding sequence ATGCAAACACCCGCCGACTCACACGAAGAGCGCCTCTCTGGTTCGATCGAGCGGGTGACCTTTTACAGCGAGGAGTCGGGCTTCACGGTACTGCGCCTACGGGTCGCCGGGCAACGTGAGCCGGTTGCTGTGGTGGGCCGCGCCGCCTCGCCCGCCGTGGGGCAGATCATGGAGTGCGTCGGCTCGTGGCAGAACGACCGCACGCATGGATTGCAATTCAAGGCCTCGAAAATCACCCCCGTGCAACCCACCACACTCGAAGGCAAGGAGCGCTACCTCGCCTCCGGACAGGTGAAGGGAATCGGCAATTTCTACGCGAAAAAGCTGATCGAACGCTTCGGTGACGCGGTGTTCGAAATAATCGAGAACGATCCTGAGCGGCTGCTTGAAATCCCCGGTATCGGGCGCAAGCGACTCGATATGGTGACGGAGTCGTGGGCCGAGCAGAAGGCGATCCGCGACATCATGCTCTTCCTGCAAACGCACGGCGTCGGCGTTGCGCGGGCCTGGAAGATCTACCGCCGTTACCGCGAACGGGCCATCGCGACAATCACCGAGAATCCCTACCGCCTCTCGCTCGACATCGAAGGCATCGGCTTCCAGACTGCCGACGCCATCGCCACGAGCCTCGGCGTTGCAAAAAACTCGCTGATGCGGGCCGAGGCGGGCATCAGCCACGTGCTCGGCGAGCTGTCGCAAAGCGGCCACTGTGCGGTGCCGGAAGAGACGCTGATCAACGAAGCGTCGCGCCTGCTCCATATCGACCGCCCGCTCGTGGCCGAAGCGGTGACGAACGAAAAGCTGACCCGCCGCATCGTGGGCGAAACCATCGACGACGTTCCATGCCTCTTCCTCGAATCGCTGCACCGCGCAGAAACGGGCGTCGCCTCCGGCCTGCATCGCCTCTTGCGCGGCCCGCTGCCATGGGATGCGCTCGACCCGCACGACGCGCTGCCTTGGATCGAGGAGACAACCGGCCTTGAACTTTCCCCCTCGCAGCGCAGCGCGGTGACGCTCGTGCTAGCCAGCAAGGTCTCGATCATCACCGGCGGGCCGGGCGTCGGCAAAACGACGATTCTGCGGGCGATCCTCTCGGTGCTCCAGCGCGAAAAGGTCTCCGTGGCGGTCTGCGCACCCACCGGCCGCGCGGCCAAGCGCCTCACCGAATCGACCGGCATCGAAGCAAAGACGATCCACCGCCTCCTCGAATTCGATCCGCAGGCGTTCGACTTCAAGCGCGGACGCGGCAACCCGCTCGACGCATCGCTGGTGGTGGTGGACGAGACGTCGATGGTCGATGTGGTGCTGATGCAAAAGCTCGTGGCGGCGATCCCCGACCGCGCGGCGGTGGTCTTCGTCGGCGACGTCGATCAGCTTCCGTCGGTCGGCCCCGGCGCGGTGCTCGCCGACATGATCTCGTCGGAGGCGATCCCGACCGTGCGCCTCACCGAAATCTTCCGGCAGGCCGCCGAGTCGATGATCGTCGTCAACGCCCACCGCATCAACCAAGGCGAAATGCCGCTGACCGCCGAAGGCGACGAGCTGTCGGACTTCTACATCGTGAAAGCCGGCTCGCCAGAGGAGATTCACGACAAGGTGATGCAGCTCGTCACGGAGCGCATCCCGAAGCGCTTCGGCCTCGACGCGGTGCGTGACGTGCAGGTGCTCACGCCGATGAACAAGGGCGGCGTCGGCGTGCATGCGCTGAACGCCGAACTTCAGGCGAAGCTCAACCCCACCGCCGAGCCGAAAGTGACGCGATGCGGGACGACCTTCGCGCCGGGCGACAAGGTGCTCCAGACAGTCAACAACTACGACAAGGAGCTCTTCAACGGCGACATCGGACTTGTCGAGCAGATTGACGCCAAGGCGGAAACGCTGACGGCCCGCTTTGACCACCACCGCGTCGAATACGACTTCAGCGACCTCGACAAACTGTCGCTCGCCTATGCGACAAGCATTCACAAAAGCCAGGGTTCTGAATACCCGGCGGTCGTCATTCCGCTCGCCATGCAGCACTTCACGCTGCTCGAACGCAACCTCATCTACACGGCGGTCACGCGCGGTCGCAAGCTCGTGGTGATCGTCGCCGAACCGAAAGCGCTCGCGCTGGCGATAAAAAACTGCAAGTCAAAGCGCCGCCTGACCGGCCTCGTACAGCGGCTCAGAGAGTCCGGCAAACAACGCTGGCAAAATTTGTAA
- a CDS encoding MCP four helix bundle domain-containing protein, which produces MTNRDEKEAGKSIGLAWAASLVATALITLLASFWLQSASIINGGSAGSQKLALLADMRMNLARSAEKEKSAVLSTSDEESAGFAEQSKAAAREVNRDLKTLETIIAKSGSAKEKELVAKFGKSWAEVQQIDASLLESAPQHTNDKALDLSNSIGADLMHKIDDNLAKLTAKLTPASRKAQMDKIAGDARIAIRNIALLQSRHIDATADADKKKLESSMLAEQAKASAALKTLSKMTGKKASLTSAKLQRTSASSCASTARSCVSRH; this is translated from the coding sequence ATGACGAACAGGGACGAGAAAGAAGCAGGCAAAAGTATAGGACTGGCATGGGCGGCAAGCCTTGTGGCAACAGCACTGATCACGCTGCTGGCGTCGTTCTGGCTCCAGAGCGCGTCGATCATCAATGGCGGCTCCGCCGGGTCCCAGAAGCTGGCTCTCCTGGCGGATATGCGGATGAACCTCGCGCGTTCCGCTGAAAAGGAGAAAAGCGCCGTCCTGTCCACAAGCGACGAGGAGTCGGCAGGTTTCGCCGAGCAGTCAAAAGCTGCGGCCCGAGAAGTTAATCGCGACCTGAAAACACTTGAAACGATCATCGCCAAAAGCGGCTCTGCAAAAGAGAAGGAGCTGGTCGCCAAATTCGGCAAATCGTGGGCAGAGGTTCAGCAGATCGATGCCAGCCTGCTCGAATCAGCCCCGCAGCACACCAATGACAAGGCGCTCGACCTTTCAAACTCGATCGGCGCGGATCTGATGCATAAAATCGACGACAATCTCGCCAAGCTGACGGCAAAGCTCACCCCGGCTTCCAGAAAAGCGCAGATGGACAAGATCGCCGGAGATGCCCGCATCGCCATCCGCAACATCGCACTGCTCCAGTCGCGCCACATCGACGCCACGGCTGATGCCGACAAGAAAAAGCTCGAATCCTCGATGTTGGCTGAACAGGCCAAAGCCAGCGCCGCTCTGAAAACGCTCAGCAAAATGACCGGCAAAAAAGCCTCGCTTACATCCGCGAAGCTGCAACGGACTTCAGCGAGTTCATGCGCGTCAACAGCGAGATCGTGCGTCTCTCGACACTGA
- a CDS encoding HD domain-containing protein: protein MMQAKPEEVSLVDALVDPWLGVIGRDFAGYRNHCRRVFIFACALAGAEGEMREKMAIAAAFHDLGIWTDSTFDYS, encoded by the coding sequence ATGATGCAAGCCAAACCTGAAGAGGTCTCGCTGGTCGATGCGCTGGTTGATCCCTGGCTGGGGGTGATCGGGCGCGATTTCGCAGGTTACCGCAACCACTGCCGCCGGGTGTTCATTTTCGCCTGCGCGTTGGCCGGAGCGGAAGGGGAGATGCGCGAAAAAATGGCGATAGCGGCTGCGTTTCACGACCTCGGCATCTGGACGGACTCCACCTTCGACTACAGTTAA
- a CDS encoding DUF6650 family protein, producing MKFAEIVKRITGFGTPIFGISWIPPESERVAAKRIISQLENRRVLYKSSEMEVPEHCVTSIIDIRRMLSLELDSLEDKSVLAKSIRAMRAACRKFLDLVQADHRIVRFGAHFGHFASWEFNGAVGELRGVFGVHFAQIAAQYGLDIEDDLAAILPVPGESTET from the coding sequence TTGAAATTCGCAGAAATTGTTAAACGAATCACGGGTTTTGGTACTCCAATTTTTGGCATTTCATGGATTCCGCCAGAATCAGAACGCGTTGCGGCAAAACGTATCATTTCTCAGCTCGAAAACCGGCGCGTTCTGTATAAATCGAGCGAAATGGAAGTTCCAGAACATTGCGTAACCTCTATAATTGACATCCGCCGAATGCTTTCCCTTGAGCTTGATTCTTTAGAAGATAAGTCGGTTTTGGCAAAGTCAATACGAGCGATGCGCGCTGCTTGTCGAAAATTCCTCGATTTAGTGCAGGCAGATCACAGGATAGTTCGTTTCGGGGCGCATTTTGGTCATTTTGCAAGTTGGGAATTCAATGGTGCAGTAGGTGAGCTTCGTGGAGTGTTTGGTGTTCATTTTGCCCAGATTGCGGCGCAGTACGGTTTGGATATCGAGGATGATTTAGCTGCAATCCTTCCAGTGCCGGGCGAATCAACGGAAACATAA
- the rimO gene encoding 30S ribosomal protein S12 methylthiotransferase RimO, which produces MAETERKPAIFLLSLGCSKNTVDSERLMAQALASGLTFTDDADEADIILINTCGFIEDAKEESINETLAAIGKKEDGGVREVYVMGCLVELYRNELAEEIPEVDGWFGTRELPEVLVAIGAKYREELFDRRELLTPPHYAFLKISEGCNRHCSFCSIPKIRGPYVSQPVEQLLREAALLQEQGVKELNLIAQDISVYGYDLYGKSALNDLTLRLSDMGFDWIRLLYAYPLNFPLEVIDTMRERRNVCNYLDMPLQHINDRILRSMQRGIGRKATEQLIDDIRQRNPDIRLRTTMIAGYPGETRGEFEELLDFVRQTRFDRLGCFPYRHEEHAPAYALDDTVSDEEKEERVSELMELQEGISASLNRKFEDQTLKVLIDRIEENVAYGRTEYDAPEVDNDVIIEIGDEVAKEGDFRQVIVEDSTAYELFGRIGEKRNKKQQ; this is translated from the coding sequence ATGGCTGAAACGGAACGCAAACCGGCAATCTTCCTGCTCAGTCTCGGCTGCTCGAAGAACACCGTGGACAGCGAGCGTCTCATGGCGCAGGCACTCGCCTCGGGGTTGACTTTTACAGATGACGCGGACGAGGCCGACATCATCCTCATCAACACCTGCGGCTTCATCGAGGATGCCAAAGAGGAGTCGATCAACGAGACCCTCGCTGCCATCGGCAAAAAGGAGGACGGTGGCGTCCGCGAGGTTTACGTGATGGGTTGCCTCGTCGAACTCTACCGCAACGAACTCGCCGAGGAAATACCGGAGGTTGACGGATGGTTCGGCACCCGGGAACTGCCGGAGGTGCTCGTGGCCATCGGCGCGAAATACCGGGAGGAACTGTTCGACCGGCGCGAACTGCTCACACCACCGCACTACGCATTTCTGAAAATTTCCGAAGGGTGCAACCGGCACTGCTCCTTCTGCTCGATCCCGAAGATTCGCGGCCCATACGTCAGCCAGCCAGTCGAGCAGCTTCTGCGCGAAGCCGCGCTACTGCAAGAGCAGGGCGTCAAGGAGCTGAATCTCATCGCTCAGGACATCAGCGTCTATGGCTACGACCTCTACGGCAAGTCCGCGCTGAACGACCTCACGCTGCGCCTCTCCGACATGGGCTTCGACTGGATCCGCCTGCTCTACGCCTACCCGCTCAACTTCCCGCTGGAGGTGATCGATACCATGCGCGAGCGCCGTAACGTCTGCAATTACCTTGACATGCCGCTGCAACACATCAACGACCGCATCCTCCGTTCGATGCAACGAGGCATCGGACGCAAGGCCACCGAACAGCTCATCGACGACATCCGCCAGCGAAACCCCGACATCCGCCTCCGCACCACCATGATCGCCGGCTACCCCGGCGAAACCCGCGGAGAGTTCGAGGAACTGCTCGACTTCGTCCGCCAAACCCGCTTCGACCGCCTCGGCTGCTTCCCCTACCGCCACGAAGAACACGCCCCCGCCTACGCGCTGGACGACACTGTGAGTGACGAAGAGAAGGAGGAGCGGGTCAGCGAACTGATGGAGTTACAGGAAGGAATTTCGGCCAGCCTCAACCGCAAGTTCGAAGACCAGACGCTCAAAGTTCTCATCGACCGCATCGAGGAAAACGTCGCCTATGGACGGACCGAATACGACGCCCCCGAAGTCGATAACGACGTGATTATCGAGATTGGAGATGAGGTAGCGAAAGAAGGAGATTTCCGACAGGTGATTGTCGAAGATTCGACGGCTTACGAGTTGTTTGGGAGGATTGGGGAGAAAAGAAATAAAAAGCAGCAGTAA
- the tgt gene encoding tRNA guanosine(34) transglycosylase Tgt codes for MKFSVLSTDRHSAARCGVLSTSHGDIPTPIFMPVGTRASVKSVEPEELKALDAKIILANTYHLYLKPGNDILFKAGGVHRFMNWDGPLLTDSGGYQVYSLTDLRKISEEGVMFKSHLDGSKLHFTPENVVDTQRIIGSDIMMPLDECPPWPAEREYVRKSGELTLRWAERARTHFLSTRPHYGYEQFQFGITQGGTFDDLRAHSSQELVGMDFDGYAVGGMAVGEPAEEMYRMIELSHTILPESKPRYLMGVGTPANILNAIERGIDMFDCVIPTREGRNGRVYTRKGTINLRAGKYADDFRPIDEGFDNHVCRNYSRAYIRHLLNVGEILGLKLCTMHNLSFYLWLTSTARQHIQTGTFREWKEAFLMEFNGNDNG; via the coding sequence ATGAAATTTTCAGTTCTCTCCACAGACCGCCACTCAGCCGCGCGTTGCGGCGTGCTCTCGACCAGCCACGGCGACATTCCCACGCCGATTTTCATGCCGGTCGGCACTCGCGCCAGCGTCAAGTCGGTCGAGCCAGAGGAGCTGAAGGCGCTCGACGCAAAAATCATTCTCGCCAACACTTACCACCTCTACCTCAAGCCCGGCAACGACATTCTCTTCAAGGCAGGCGGCGTTCACCGCTTCATGAATTGGGATGGCCCGCTGTTGACCGATAGCGGCGGCTATCAGGTCTATTCGCTCACCGATCTGCGCAAAATCAGCGAGGAGGGAGTGATGTTCAAATCGCATCTCGACGGCTCGAAACTCCACTTTACACCGGAGAACGTGGTCGATACGCAGCGCATCATTGGCAGCGACATCATGATGCCACTCGACGAGTGTCCGCCGTGGCCTGCCGAACGGGAGTACGTACGCAAGTCCGGCGAGCTGACGCTGCGCTGGGCCGAGCGGGCGAGAACCCATTTTCTTTCCACCCGCCCGCACTACGGCTACGAGCAGTTCCAGTTCGGCATCACACAGGGCGGCACCTTCGACGATTTGCGCGCTCACTCAAGCCAGGAGCTGGTCGGCATGGATTTCGACGGCTACGCGGTCGGCGGCATGGCGGTCGGCGAACCTGCGGAGGAGATGTACCGGATGATTGAACTGTCGCACACCATTTTGCCCGAATCGAAGCCGCGCTACCTGATGGGGGTCGGTACGCCCGCGAACATTCTCAACGCCATCGAGCGAGGCATCGACATGTTCGACTGCGTCATCCCGACGCGCGAGGGGCGCAACGGGCGCGTCTATACCCGCAAAGGCACGATCAACCTGCGCGCCGGAAAGTACGCCGACGACTTCCGCCCCATCGACGAAGGGTTCGACAACCACGTCTGCCGCAACTACTCGCGCGCTTACATCCGCCATCTGCTCAACGTTGGCGAGATTCTCGGCTTGAAGCTCTGCACGATGCACAACCTCTCGTTCTACCTCTGGCTCACCTCGACCGCGCGTCAGCATATCCAGACGGGCACTTTCAGGGAGTGGAAAGAGGCGTTCCTCATGGAGTTCAACGGTAATGACAATGGCTGA